From Mucilaginibacter rubeus, a single genomic window includes:
- a CDS encoding DUF305 domain-containing protein, with product MMHKTPGLFALFLFYAVTVHGHGRNSYVSAGFVNPDTTVSFNSIIDKMNIQLGQLLMTGNTDRDIVMSIIVINLGAVELEMLEMQKGKNDRLVRNVRKMIAVRIHETLELNKFLVKGNLPENYDPLHKDGCIGRQIASFPQHKKLTFASRPTTDEEFVLLLIDLDQQGLKMIRVLSKYGNDKELRSFAKKIRKHLRAEMGELSGYYHRSGRPAINRLEHF from the coding sequence ATGATGCACAAAACACCTGGACTTTTTGCGTTGTTTCTATTTTATGCTGTGACCGTTCATGGTCATGGCAGGAATAGCTACGTTTCGGCGGGTTTCGTTAATCCCGATACCACGGTAAGTTTCAACAGTATTATTGATAAGATGAATATCCAACTCGGTCAGCTGCTCATGACGGGCAATACTGACCGGGATATCGTCATGTCCATTATCGTAATCAATCTTGGTGCTGTGGAGTTGGAGATGCTGGAGATGCAAAAGGGAAAAAATGACCGGTTGGTCCGGAATGTCAGGAAAATGATTGCTGTCCGAATCCATGAAACTTTAGAATTAAATAAATTCCTGGTCAAGGGGAATCTGCCGGAAAATTACGATCCCTTACATAAAGACGGCTGCATAGGCCGCCAAATAGCTTCATTTCCCCAGCATAAAAAACTGACTTTCGCAAGCAGGCCAACAACCGACGAGGAATTTGTGCTGCTGCTGATCGACCTCGATCAGCAAGGCTTAAAAATGATTAGGGTATTATCGAAGTATGGGAATGATAAGGAACTGCGGTCGTTTGCCAAAAAGATCAGGAAGCATTTACGTGCGGAGATGGGTGAATTATCAGGCTATTATCATCGTAGCGGCAGGCCTGCCATAAACAGACTGGAACATTTCTAA
- a CDS encoding DUF6660 family protein — protein MKWMCFIFALFFLCLDLEPCKDKVGGVPDAFASLTLTKQHQSKTNQDQCPPMCHCSCCNMQVVIQSKMIFRPVAGTYTPVVAFMIPEKPVTRPANIWQPPKLNA, from the coding sequence ATGAAATGGATGTGCTTCATATTTGCCCTTTTTTTTCTTTGCCTGGACCTGGAGCCATGCAAGGATAAAGTCGGTGGTGTACCCGATGCATTCGCTTCATTGACTCTAACAAAGCAGCACCAGTCCAAAACCAACCAGGACCAGTGTCCGCCGATGTGCCATTGCAGTTGCTGTAACATGCAGGTGGTTATCCAAAGCAAAATGATCTTCCGACCGGTTGCCGGAACTTATACCCCTGTTGTAGCATTCATGATCCCTGAAAAGCCGGTTACCCGACCAGCTAACATTTGGCAACCGCCCAAGCTAAACGCATAA
- a CDS encoding class I SAM-dependent methyltransferase: MRENKKTHWEQVYQTKKPDQVSWTQSVPQTSLDFIHSFDLSKTSKIIDIGGGDSKLVDYLLQEGFEDITVLDISTAALQKAQERLGKKSELVKWIISDIVDFKPDEYYDLWHDRATFHFLTGQNQIAAYLDIAGRSVKNYLVIGTFSENGPEQCSGLSIKQYTEEQLQNQLTKDFKKIRCIHEDHVTPFQTTQNFLFCSFEKSSL, encoded by the coding sequence ATGAGAGAAAATAAAAAAACACATTGGGAACAGGTATATCAAACCAAAAAACCGGATCAGGTTAGCTGGACACAATCTGTTCCTCAAACTTCGCTTGATTTCATTCATAGCTTTGATCTATCCAAAACTTCAAAGATCATAGATATCGGAGGCGGCGACAGTAAGTTGGTTGACTACCTTCTGCAAGAAGGGTTTGAAGATATTACGGTACTGGATATATCTACAGCCGCATTGCAAAAAGCACAAGAAAGACTTGGCAAAAAAAGTGAATTGGTCAAATGGATCATTTCCGATATTGTTGATTTTAAACCGGATGAATATTATGACCTTTGGCACGACCGTGCTACCTTTCATTTCTTAACAGGGCAAAACCAAATTGCTGCTTATTTGGACATAGCCGGAAGATCCGTTAAAAATTACCTGGTCATTGGCACTTTTTCGGAGAACGGACCAGAACAATGCAGCGGGCTGTCCATAAAACAATACACAGAAGAACAATTACAAAACCAGCTAACTAAAGATTTTAAAAAGATCAGGTGTATCCATGAAGATCATGTAACCCCGTTTCAAACCACCCAGAATTTTCTTTTTTGCAGCTTCGAAAAAAGTAGTTTGTAA
- a CDS encoding helix-turn-helix domain-containing protein: MILHIKNMVCDRCIMVVKQQIDNHNFLVSDISLGEVQFHPEPNEEQMQQIASSLKILGFEIIDKERDQLVEKIKNTVIKLVHHSDLTGVYQTLSSILAETLQMDYSYLSRVFSDHEDVTIEKFIIQQKIAKVKELLQYGELNMNEIAHMMGYSSNAHLSNQFKSITGLTPSQYKSIDKNDRKPLDKI, from the coding sequence ATGATCCTTCATATAAAAAATATGGTTTGCGACCGTTGTATTATGGTCGTCAAACAACAAATAGATAATCACAATTTTCTGGTCTCTGACATCAGCCTTGGCGAGGTTCAATTTCACCCCGAACCAAATGAGGAACAGATGCAACAGATCGCCTCCTCATTAAAAATACTGGGCTTTGAAATCATCGATAAGGAACGTGACCAACTGGTAGAAAAAATTAAAAACACCGTTATCAAGCTGGTCCACCATTCAGACCTGACCGGCGTTTATCAAACCCTCAGCAGTATACTTGCCGAAACCCTGCAAATGGATTATTCTTATCTGAGCCGTGTATTCTCCGATCACGAGGATGTAACCATTGAAAAGTTTATTATACAGCAAAAGATAGCGAAGGTGAAGGAACTACTGCAATATGGTGAGCTGAATATGAATGAAATAGCTCATATGATGGGTTATAGCAGCAATGCACATTTGTCTAATCAATTTAAAAGCATTACCGGTTTGACTCCCAGTCAGTATAAATCAATTGATAAAAATGACAGGAAACCACTGGATAAAATTTAA
- a CDS encoding heavy metal translocating P-type ATPase: MTAATQTLTFPVTGMTCAGCAASVESMINAQEGVEKAEVNYATQSVKVAFHPALVQPFSLQQAVQSVGYDLIIDTVNGREKQAEAQQSQLNKLKKNIIWAGTLTVPVVLIGMFFMNFPYGNYIMLILTAPVLFVAGRSFFINAWKQARHGRANMDTLVAMSTGIAFAFSFFNTVYPEFWYRQGLMPHVYFEAAAVVIVFIMLGKLLEERAKSNTSSAIKKLIGLQPKTVLFITDKGEIETPIAEVQVGNRLLVRPGEKIPVDGILFEGSSFVDESMISGEPVPVEKKAGDKVFAGTINQKGSFRFTAEKVGSATMLAQIIQLVQEAQGSKAPVQKLVDKIAGVFVPVVMLIALLSFGAWLLFGGQHALTQGLLAMVTVMVIACPCALGLATPTAVMVGIGKGAENGILVKDAEALELGYRVNAVVLDKTGTLTEGKPKVTDLVWTKPAEENRSFLAGILLSLEQESEHPLGAAVVEYLKEMDVKPVPLAYFKSLTGRGVEGLQDGKPYLAGSPKLVNSINIQIPDDLKKQQDLWQNASKTVIYFADHTSVLGIIGIQDKLKSNSAQAVEDLKKQGIEVYMVTGDNRQAANNIAAVAGIDQVIAEALPSDKADFVKQLQAKGKVVAMVGDGINDSQALAQANLSIAMGQGSDIAMDVAKITLISPDLTQIAKAIKLSRLTVRTIRQNLFWAFVYNLIGIPIAAGLLYPINGFLLNPMIAGAAMALSSVSVVSNSLRLKLSKINI; encoded by the coding sequence ATGACAGCAGCAACCCAAACACTTACTTTTCCTGTGACCGGCATGACCTGCGCCGGATGTGCAGCGAGTGTAGAATCAATGATCAATGCACAGGAAGGTGTAGAAAAGGCGGAAGTTAATTATGCTACACAGTCGGTAAAAGTAGCCTTTCATCCGGCTTTAGTACAACCCTTTAGCTTGCAACAAGCTGTACAATCTGTTGGGTATGATTTAATCATTGATACGGTGAACGGGCGGGAAAAACAAGCAGAAGCCCAGCAAAGTCAATTGAATAAATTAAAGAAGAATATCATTTGGGCCGGGACATTAACGGTTCCGGTTGTATTGATCGGGATGTTTTTCATGAATTTTCCGTATGGAAATTACATCATGCTGATCCTGACTGCACCCGTATTATTCGTTGCAGGCCGGAGTTTTTTTATCAATGCCTGGAAACAGGCCCGTCACGGCAGAGCAAATATGGATACGCTTGTCGCGATGAGCACGGGAATCGCTTTTGCATTTAGCTTTTTTAATACCGTATATCCCGAATTCTGGTATCGGCAGGGACTGATGCCGCACGTTTATTTTGAAGCTGCTGCCGTAGTGATCGTCTTTATTATGCTGGGCAAGCTTCTGGAAGAGCGGGCAAAGTCTAATACCTCTTCTGCTATCAAAAAATTGATCGGGTTGCAACCAAAAACTGTTTTATTCATCACTGACAAGGGAGAAATAGAAACGCCGATTGCAGAAGTTCAGGTAGGTAACCGTTTGCTGGTTCGCCCAGGTGAAAAGATCCCCGTTGACGGCATCTTATTTGAAGGGAGCTCTTTTGTTGATGAAAGTATGATCAGCGGTGAGCCTGTCCCGGTTGAAAAAAAAGCAGGTGATAAGGTATTTGCCGGAACAATAAACCAAAAAGGCAGTTTTCGCTTTACGGCCGAAAAAGTGGGAAGCGCAACGATGTTGGCCCAGATCATTCAATTGGTTCAGGAGGCGCAAGGTTCAAAAGCCCCGGTTCAAAAACTTGTCGATAAAATTGCCGGCGTGTTTGTACCGGTTGTCATGTTAATTGCGCTGCTGAGTTTCGGAGCATGGCTTTTGTTCGGCGGGCAGCACGCCCTCACCCAGGGCCTGTTAGCTATGGTAACGGTGATGGTGATCGCCTGCCCCTGCGCTTTAGGGCTGGCAACACCTACCGCTGTTATGGTCGGGATCGGTAAAGGAGCTGAAAACGGCATCCTTGTTAAAGATGCTGAAGCCCTGGAACTTGGCTACCGTGTGAACGCTGTTGTTCTCGATAAAACCGGAACATTAACAGAGGGCAAACCAAAAGTAACAGATCTGGTCTGGACAAAACCGGCGGAAGAGAACAGGTCATTTCTTGCAGGAATTTTGCTGTCCTTAGAGCAAGAATCAGAACACCCTTTGGGAGCGGCTGTAGTTGAATACCTCAAAGAGATGGACGTAAAACCTGTTCCCTTAGCTTATTTTAAAAGCCTTACCGGACGCGGAGTAGAAGGCTTGCAGGATGGAAAGCCTTATTTGGCCGGGAGCCCCAAGCTGGTTAACAGCATTAACATCCAAATACCGGATGATCTGAAAAAGCAGCAGGATTTGTGGCAGAATGCCTCGAAGACCGTTATCTATTTTGCAGACCATACATCGGTCTTAGGTATCATCGGTATACAGGACAAGTTAAAAAGCAATTCCGCGCAGGCGGTAGAAGATTTGAAAAAACAAGGCATCGAAGTTTACATGGTTACGGGCGACAACCGGCAAGCGGCGAATAACATTGCAGCTGTAGCAGGGATCGATCAGGTCATAGCAGAAGCATTACCTTCAGATAAGGCAGACTTTGTTAAACAATTGCAAGCCAAGGGAAAGGTCGTAGCTATGGTTGGCGATGGTATCAATGACAGCCAGGCACTGGCCCAGGCTAACCTTTCCATCGCGATGGGGCAGGGTTCAGATATCGCAATGGATGTTGCGAAGATCACGTTGATATCCCCCGACCTTACGCAAATCGCTAAAGCGATAAAGCTTTCACGGTTAACGGTTCGTACGATAAGACAAAATTTGTTTTGGGCATTTGTTTATAACCTGATCGGCATACCTATTGCGGCCGGACTGTTGTATCCTATCAACGGATTTTTATTGAATCCGATGATCGCCGGGGCGGCTATGGCACTAAGCTCCGTATCGGTGGTGAGCAATAGCCTCCGGCTGAAATTATCAAAAATTAACATTTAA
- a CDS encoding phosphatase PAP2 family protein — MLYVLVTMMIGFLALTAFVFFMPVFLLDREFSEEAQEHQNPQLDTAMKMVSWFGYMPNSVIIVLGTALLFFLYKYKKEGLFLLSTLISGIISSIVKLIVNRPRPSETLVRIIEKTRQQSFPSGHVIFYVVFFGFLAQLMFEIAAVPKFIRASVGSICMLLIFIVPFSRIYLGAHWLTDVLGGFLLGLVILATLAYLYLKKRNIALHRNEV, encoded by the coding sequence ATGCTGTATGTACTGGTAACCATGATGATTGGTTTTCTGGCGCTCACAGCATTTGTTTTTTTCATGCCAGTATTCTTATTAGACCGGGAATTTTCAGAAGAAGCACAGGAACATCAAAACCCACAGTTGGACACGGCGATGAAAATGGTTAGCTGGTTTGGTTATATGCCAAATTCGGTTATCATCGTTTTGGGTACAGCGTTGCTGTTTTTTCTTTATAAATATAAAAAGGAAGGTTTATTCCTGCTGTCAACCCTGATCTCCGGTATAATCAGTTCTATCGTTAAACTTATTGTTAATCGTCCGAGGCCGTCAGAAACCTTAGTTAGGATCATTGAAAAAACAAGACAGCAAAGCTTTCCAAGCGGGCATGTAATTTTTTATGTCGTTTTTTTCGGTTTCCTGGCTCAGCTGATGTTTGAGATTGCCGCTGTCCCCAAATTTATCCGGGCATCAGTTGGCTCAATTTGTATGTTATTGATATTCATCGTTCCATTTTCCCGTATCTATTTGGGCGCGCATTGGTTAACCGATGTGCTTGGCGGCTTCTTACTGGGTCTGGTAATTTTAGCCACACTTGCTTATCTCTATTTGAAAAAAAGAAACATAGCCCTGCATAGAAACGAAGTGTAA
- a CDS encoding prolipoprotein diacylglyceryl transferase, whose product MYPTLSDLTKDIFGFSIPLPIKMFGLFVAIAFLVAMLLLKKELKRRESEGWLQPCRELTWVGKQISSWEIFFTGLITLLMGLALIVFARNRFSFDGDPYDGIVLMDLAFALILAVLVAFIRYYFKSLKAAGKPELKVISHWPHERTDTIIGIAAVAGIVGAKLFDGLENWSSYIAHPADFFAFSGLTFYGGLIVASMAILYYAHQKHIDKWQLADSAAPVLMLAYGIGRIGCHMAGDGDWGIVNSFQKPVKWLPDWLWSYTYPHNVSDQGVLIPGCTGEHCFQLPIGVFPTSLYEFVVCTLLFLVLWKLRKIITSPGRLFGIYLIMNGAERFLIELIRVNNKYDLGFVKPTQAELISMGLFLTGCLIVYVSSRKTKYNPE is encoded by the coding sequence ATGTATCCAACACTCTCCGATCTCACTAAAGATATTTTTGGTTTTTCCATCCCATTACCTATTAAAATGTTCGGCCTGTTTGTTGCCATCGCGTTTCTTGTCGCAATGCTGCTCCTAAAGAAAGAACTAAAACGCCGTGAAAGTGAAGGTTGGTTACAGCCTTGCCGGGAGCTTACATGGGTCGGAAAGCAAATCAGCTCGTGGGAAATATTCTTTACAGGCCTGATTACCCTGTTAATGGGCCTGGCATTGATTGTTTTTGCCCGGAACCGCTTTTCGTTTGATGGCGATCCGTATGACGGCATTGTGCTGATGGATCTGGCCTTTGCGTTAATTCTTGCAGTGCTCGTCGCCTTTATAAGGTACTACTTCAAAAGCCTGAAAGCCGCAGGTAAGCCTGAATTGAAGGTAATTTCGCACTGGCCACATGAAAGAACCGATACCATTATCGGTATTGCCGCAGTCGCCGGCATCGTCGGCGCAAAGCTATTTGACGGATTAGAAAACTGGAGCAGCTACATAGCCCATCCGGCTGACTTCTTTGCTTTTAGCGGTTTAACATTTTATGGGGGACTGATCGTGGCGTCGATGGCCATTTTGTACTATGCACATCAAAAGCACATCGACAAATGGCAGTTGGCCGATAGCGCTGCGCCCGTACTCATGCTGGCTTATGGTATTGGCCGGATAGGATGCCATATGGCAGGCGATGGGGATTGGGGAATTGTAAATTCTTTTCAAAAACCAGTAAAATGGTTACCCGATTGGCTGTGGAGCTATACCTATCCGCACAATGTAAGTGACCAGGGTGTATTGATCCCAGGCTGCACAGGCGAGCATTGCTTTCAGTTACCTATTGGCGTATTCCCGACCTCCTTGTATGAATTTGTGGTATGCACCCTGCTTTTCCTGGTGTTGTGGAAACTGAGAAAGATTATTACTTCGCCCGGCAGGCTGTTTGGAATTTATCTGATAATGAATGGCGCCGAGCGGTTTCTCATTGAATTGATCCGTGTTAATAATAAATATGATCTCGGATTTGTAAAACCAACCCAGGCAGAATTGATTTCGATGGGTCTGTTTTTGACCGGCTGTCTGATCGTTTATGTGAGTTCGAGAAAGACAAAATATAATCCGGAATAA
- a CDS encoding heavy-metal-associated domain-containing protein — protein METFKFKTNINCGGCIASVTPSLDNLKGIDKWEVDTANRDKVLTVQAEGLTAEQIIESVTAKGYFAQRID, from the coding sequence ATGGAAACGTTCAAATTCAAAACCAATATTAACTGCGGTGGCTGCATAGCATCTGTAACCCCATCATTGGACAATTTAAAGGGTATAGATAAGTGGGAGGTAGATACCGCTAATCGCGATAAGGTACTTACCGTACAGGCAGAGGGTTTAACTGCCGAACAGATCATCGAAAGTGTGACGGCAAAAGGCTATTTTGCACAAAGAATTGATTAG
- a CDS encoding PepSY-like domain-containing protein: protein MKKKLLFGVIAFLIAGNVMAQDLKSSAVPSVVKAALANKYPQVTKVTWEKEKGNYEANWGGKSGEDNSVTFTPAGAFVEIVKAISISELPKTVAPYVAAHYKGAKIKEAGKVTDAAGKTMYEAEIKGGDLIFDENGSFLKKD, encoded by the coding sequence ATGAAAAAGAAATTATTGTTTGGCGTTATCGCCTTCCTTATCGCAGGCAATGTTATGGCACAGGACTTAAAAAGCTCCGCTGTGCCCTCCGTTGTTAAAGCCGCGCTGGCTAATAAATATCCGCAGGTTACCAAAGTCACCTGGGAAAAGGAAAAAGGAAATTATGAGGCTAATTGGGGTGGAAAATCTGGTGAAGACAATTCCGTTACATTTACACCGGCAGGTGCATTTGTCGAAATTGTGAAGGCCATATCTATAAGCGAATTGCCAAAAACTGTTGCGCCCTATGTTGCCGCGCACTATAAGGGCGCGAAAATTAAAGAAGCCGGAAAAGTAACTGATGCCGCCGGGAAAACCATGTATGAGGCCGAAATAAAGGGTGGCGACCTGATCTTTGATGAAAATGGTAGCTTTTTGAAAAAAGACTAA
- a CDS encoding MarR family winged helix-turn-helix transcriptional regulator, whose amino-acid sequence MHFLLSKSLSRLSRLYSRAITRVLPELKFEHHAEILLILAYTNRRLTQKELAELYQADKSRIAVLIEGMTRDGLVYTEQNSADRRAHFVLLTSKGEAIIPKIQQAIEQVNCMINQQLDKTHLDYFYATLFKMQSNLVELQV is encoded by the coding sequence ATGCATTTTTTATTATCAAAAAGTCTGAGCCGCCTGAGCCGTTTATATAGCCGCGCTATCACCAGGGTTCTTCCGGAACTTAAGTTCGAACATCATGCGGAGATCCTTCTCATCCTGGCATACACAAATCGCAGACTTACGCAAAAAGAGCTGGCAGAACTATACCAGGCCGACAAATCGCGTATAGCGGTATTGATCGAAGGGATGACTAGGGACGGGTTGGTCTATACCGAACAGAACAGTGCGGATAGAAGAGCACATTTCGTTTTATTGACCAGCAAAGGCGAAGCTATCATTCCCAAAATTCAGCAAGCGATTGAGCAGGTAAATTGCATGATCAATCAACAGTTGGATAAAACGCACCTGGATTATTTCTATGCAACGCTTTTTAAGATGCAATCTAATTTGGTTGAACTTCAGGTTTGA
- a CDS encoding response regulator transcription factor, which produces MKKKILVMENDQAIIEIVSLILEDEGYEVKALNTESKVLEVINDYKPDVIILDIIRPSEEGTLLCLTLKKNVKTKHIPVIVFSTHPKVLTAIKEVCADDVVPKPFDVAELLNAVEMQLQL; this is translated from the coding sequence ATGAAGAAAAAGATCCTTGTGATGGAGAATGATCAGGCCATAATCGAAATTGTGTCCTTGATACTGGAAGATGAAGGTTATGAAGTAAAAGCATTAAACACGGAGAGCAAAGTATTAGAGGTGATCAATGATTACAAACCGGATGTCATCATACTGGATATTATCAGACCAAGTGAAGAAGGCACACTGTTATGCCTTACGCTAAAGAAAAACGTGAAAACAAAACATATCCCCGTAATTGTATTTTCGACGCATCCAAAAGTCCTGACCGCTATCAAAGAAGTTTGCGCGGATGACGTTGTGCCAAAGCCATTTGATGTTGCTGAATTGCTCAACGCGGTTGAAATGCAATTGCAATTATAG